A region of the Gammaproteobacteria bacterium genome:
TGGCGAGGTCCTCGACGGGTCGGCTTGTGGCGCTCGCTGCGTCTCGCTTCCCGCTAGGCCCGAGCGCATCACCGTCGCGAGAGCGGGTGGGTCCCGCTCATCTCATCTAGCAACCTCGAAGGTTCGCTGCAGGGCATCCTCGCAGTATCTGTTTCCTCCGCACCGAAACAGCGGCAAAGCCGCCCAAGTGCCGGGAAGCCACAGGAGTGGCCAAGTTTCTGCGGCACAGGACAGTCTGCTCATTCAAGCCGGCTCTAGAAGCGTGCGAGGGTGGATTCATCCCTCTCTCACCTCGGAAGATCTCCTCGGAGTTCTGAGGTTCCGTAGTAGGTGAAGGAATTCAGCCACGACGAAAAGTGCTCGACGTAGGTGTACGCATCTTCGCCCCACAGGGAGGGGTTTCGGATCACCTTCACATACCCGATTCCGTCGACGGCGTGAAAGATCGTGAACGCTCCGGGGTTATCAGAGCGGATCACTTCTCTCATGTCGCGAGACAGCCAGAAATACTTGCCGGCTTGGTCGCGGACGATCAACAGACGGAATTCCTGTTGCTGATCCGGGGTCAGGTCTTCTTCGGTGATGGCGTCCGGGGTCATCGTCACCCGCTTTCCCGGAAGCCCGGAATAGATCAGATCGTATCCATCCACCTGGGCCGACAGACTTCCGGACGAAATCGTTAGCAAGAGCACCGAGAGCACCACAACCATCTTGTTCATCTACACGCCCCCGCGGGCCGTGGAAACATCCCCGTAGCCACCTAACCTATTTTAACTACGTGCATTACAGGTTAATGGCAAGCAGGATGACGATGGCGATACGCAGGCGCCGCAAGACGATGACGGGGTCGAAGACCACGGGTTGCGGAGCTACGTAAGCGAAGCCCAACCGAGGGGCCCACTCGTTCTAGGTATCCTCGTTGGCAAAGGCGGGCGCAGGTGGTCGATCCAGCGTCACTCCCGCTGTCGGCGCATCCGCTTATCGTTTGTTGCCGGATCCCGCCTCTAGGGCCTGACGTCGGGAGCACACGCGCTGTGAGCTCCACACCCAATTCCCATGCGCTTGCGCTCCATCCAGCGGGGCCTTTGGCCGGGGCAGAGTTTGCGCTGGGTCGGGGTATTTTGTATCCCGTCTTGCCAACATCACGCCGTGGCAGTACCTTGATTTGCCAAGGAGCAGCAAAATACTCCTCCCGCTACAAAAAGGAGCCGTGCGGCGCGGATCGTTCTTGTCCAGGACTCCCGCGCCACACGCCCAAGGTTCTACCACGACCAAGGCCGCGACGCCGACGAGATGACAAGAAACCAATCGGGACAGGAGAGAGGCTGGGGCCAGTGTGTTGGCGGCTCTACTTGGAAGTACATCCAAGCGAACATGGGGGTTCGACTCCCCCGAAGCGGGCGCCCGCTTCCCCTCTCTCCTGTCTACCGCCTTTACCTTGCCGGCATGCAGCTAGTCTAGTGGGCGCGCGGCCCCTGCACAAGGAGCGAGACATGGACGATGAGCGCACGACCTTTCATCAGGATATTGAGCGTTACGCGCAGGGCCTGGATGGCGCAAAGCAATGTCTCGACGAGTACCGCCAAGCGCTACAGGACCACGAAGAAGCCACAGCTCGGCTCGCAGCAGCCAAAGCACTTCTCGAGGCGCAGATGATCATGTGGCCGCTAGGTGGTCAGGAGGCACCCCAAACGGGACGCAAAGCCGACATCATCGGAATCATGGCACACGAACCTGATCGCGTCTTCACGAATGCCGAGATCATTGCGGCGCTACGCAAACTCGGGGACAACGCGTCAAAACGGACGCTCGACTCCGCCGTGTCTAGAATCTTGAAGGGATTGGTCAAAGATGGCATCTTGCAAGATCATGGATTTGGGAAGTCGCAATACCTTCCTCCCGGTATACGCGAAGCTAGGGCAGTATTCGACCGTGTTGATCCACCTGAGAGCTACAAGAGGGCCATCGGGGGCTATTCGGATGCCGTCATGAAGGTACTGAGCGGTAGTCCAAATCTCGCGTTCTCGCCAGAGCAGCTTGTGGAGTTGGTCTTGCCCAACGGCCATTCAGAGCAGGACCGTCAGACGCTTCGAAGGGCCGTTGCCTTGCTTGAGCACAACGATGAGATCAAGTGGTCTAGCGATGGTTGGACACTGAGCGACAGCATACGCCCCGACCTCCCATTGGTTGCCAGCCGCCCTTGATCCCTATTCCGCGACCAGCGTCCGGTACAACGGGGTTCTCCCGACCATCCGGGCAACGATGTGCGCGATCCGTTGGATGGTGTCCAGCTCGCGCAGGGATCTTTCCTACCATTTGACCTCACGCTGGACCCGTCGTCCCCCGTTCCGGGCGTGGAGACGCCGGCGCGGCAGTCCAACTCGCAGATCGCACATGTGAAGAGGCGGCCCTCGGTGGCACGGTCTGGGGACGTGCTCGGTTTAGTTCGCGGCCGGAAGAGCCACGGACGGGGCGGTGCCCCCCGACGCGGGCGGCGGCATCGTTGGCTTGTAGCTTCGGGTCCGGCAAAGCTCCGCTTGTGCGGACGGCGTAGTTGCTTGTAGCAGATCGACCGACCTATTGGAGTGGCGCGCGAGCGGAGAGGCTTGGGGCGGAGCACGGTGTCGGCGTCGGGGGAGCGGGCCGCCAGCCGCGAGTAGCACGACCAGCATCAACACCCGGGCGCTTGCGCTTCGCTTGGCCGTCATCGGATGTGGACCCTCACCCATCGGCGTTGCCCGTCGTCGAATTCCTCCTGAACGAACAAACGGACGCCCCTTTCCTCCCCGGCAAGCCTCTTGCCTCGACGGATCGCCTCTCTACGGGATGGAAAATACTCCGGGCGGATTGTGGGATCGGGCTCTCGGAAGCGATGCAGCATGCAGTCTCCCCCCGCCCTCCCCACGACAACACGGTCGACGCCTGGCTTTGGATTGTCTCGGCTCTGCGCTTCATGGGCAGTGGGCATCGCGTACCTCTCCGTGATTCGTTGCGAAAAGCACACACTTAGTCGCAACCTACCCGAGGCTGGGGTCCGCGGAAGCTCGCGCGCGCCCAACGGCAGACCTACGCCTTTGGCGCGCGGGGACGATGTGATCGACGGCGAGGTTCGGCATCTGGAAGTGCTCCTCGCAGCCGTTGCGAGCGAGCGATCAGCTTGACCCTACCAATGACGGGCGGCTACGATGCTCGAAAGGCCTGGTGCCCAAGGCAGCAACAGACAACAAGATGGAAGGACGAGCCAAAGCGACCGGCGCTTTGCCAAGAGGACCACAATTCCGTAGGAATGCGAGGTGCTCGTTTCGCAGTAGCGTAGTCGGCTCCGGACGAGCCACCGAAGCCGATGAACACGCTCCCACAGAACTGGCTCTGGGGGCTGTTGGGGAGAACTAGACGTGGGCCGGAAGCGGCGCACAGCGAAGTCTGGATGCCGTGAACCCTGAGGTGTGGGAAATAATCGCCGTCGCGGTGGTGTTGTGCGGGGGCTGGGCCCTCGCGCTGGCCAGGGACCGGATGCGCGATGGTGGGACGATGGAAGCAGCGTGGAATGCCGCCGTCGTCGTGGTGGCCGTGGGTGGTGTGGCCTGCTCGTGGATGAGCGGCTTGAATCCTTACGGCGCAGTGGGTTTCGTCGGAGGGCTTGCCCTTGTCTGGGTTGTGCTCCCCGTCTGGCTGATTCGACGCTACCGCCGCCGCAGTCGGTAAGAGGGACAGGCGGACGAGGATTGACCGGCACAGGCCTCGTGGGCGATGGTCCGGGTCACCAAGGCTGGCCCCCTCGGCGGCTTGGACCGCCGGAATCCGGTTGGGACGGACGCCGTAGTGTGTGCGGTGGATCGCCCGTTCGACCCTGGGCGCAAGCCTCTACGCCGCACCGCAGTGTGAAAACGACGATCGCCGGTCCCCGAAGGGGACGGGTAGGGTCGAAACCGGTACGCGGCAGAAAGCCCTCCAGTCGCCCTCGCGGTCCGCGAGGCTGGCGGCCAAGAGGCCG
Encoded here:
- a CDS encoding helix-turn-helix domain-containing protein, producing MDDERTTFHQDIERYAQGLDGAKQCLDEYRQALQDHEEATARLAAAKALLEAQMIMWPLGGQEAPQTGRKADIIGIMAHEPDRVFTNAEIIAALRKLGDNASKRTLDSAVSRILKGLVKDGILQDHGFGKSQYLPPGIREARAVFDRVDPPESYKRAIGGYSDAVMKVLSGSPNLAFSPEQLVELVLPNGHSEQDRQTLRRAVALLEHNDEIKWSSDGWTLSDSIRPDLPLVASRP